The following proteins are co-located in the Camelina sativa cultivar DH55 chromosome 12, Cs, whole genome shotgun sequence genome:
- the LOC104733439 gene encoding V-type proton ATPase subunit c''2-like — protein sequence MIPRVSKSVIFCEAVAIYGVIVAIILQTKLESVPSSKMYDAESLRAGYAIFASGIIIGCGLCVGIIGSSCALSDAQNSTLFVKILVIEIFGSALGLFGVIVGIIMSAQATWPTK from the exons ATGATACCCCGTGTGTCTAAAAG TGTCATCTTTTGCGAAGCTGTAGCTATATATGGCGTTATTGTTGCAATCATTCTGCAAACAAAGTTGGAGAGTGTGCCATCTTCAAAGATGTATGACGCTGAGTCTCTAAGAGCTGGATATGCAATCTTTGCATCTGGAATCATCATTGGATGCGG GTTATGTGTAGGAATCATTGGGAGCAGTTGTGCATTGTCTGATGCCCAAAACTCTACACTCTTTGTAAAGATTCTTGTGATCGAGATCTTTGGGAGTGCTCTTGGGTTGTTTGGAGTTATTGTGGGGATCATTATGTCTGCACAAGCAACATGGCCAACCAAATAG
- the LOC109127880 gene encoding uncharacterized protein LOC109127880 — protein sequence MSAIYNTQVILHAGRKTCVFWDLEDYPIPDGVDPASFYLNIKEAIKKLGCHEEVSIQAYVPDDDELRRKYEDAGFIIKSDPHDGKDARICTMFVELRCCGHLKILN from the exons ATGAGTGCTATCTACAATACACAGGTGATACTTCACGCTG GTCGTAAGACATGTGTGTTTTGGGATTTAGAGGATTACCCAATCCCAGATGGTGTTGATCCTGCTTCGTTTTATCTGAATATCAAAGAAGCTATCAAGAAGCTGGGTTGTCAtgaagaggtgtcaatccaggcTTACGTTccggatgatgatgaattgcGACGTAAATATGAGGATGCTGGCTTCATCATCAAATCCGATCCCCATG ATGGTAAAGATGCGAGAATTTGTACCATGTTTGTGGAATTGAGATGTTGTGGGCATTTGAAAATCCTAAACTGA
- the LOC104731437 gene encoding protein BUD31 homolog 1: MPKIKTNRIKYPEGWELIEPTLRELDAKMREAEMDTHDGKRKCETLWPIFKVSHQRSRYVYDLYYRREEISKELYEFCLDQGYADRSLIAKWKKSGYERLCCLRCIQPRDHNYGTTCVCRVPKNLREEKVVECVHCGCQGCASGD; encoded by the exons ATGCCAAAGATCAAGACTAACCGAATCAAGTACCCAGAAGGATGGGAGTTGATCGAGCCTACTCTTCGAGAGCTTGATGCTAAGATGAGAGAAG CTGAGATGGATACACATGATGGCAAGAGAAAGTGTGAAACTTTATGGCCAATCTTCAAAGTTTCTCATCAGAGGAGTCGCTATGTATATGACCTTTACTACCGAAGGGAAGAAATTTCTAAAGAGCTGTATGAGTTTTGCTTGGATCAAGGCTATGCTGATCGTAGCCTGATtgcaaagtggaaaaag TCGGGATACGAACGATTATGCTGCCTGCGGTGTATACAGCCAAGAGACCACAACTATGGAACAACATGTGTCTGTCGTGTACCGAAGAACTTGCGTGAAGAGAAAGTGGTTGAATGCGTTCACTGCGGTTGTCAAGGATGTGCCAGTGGCGATTAA
- the LOC109128184 gene encoding uncharacterized protein LOC109128184, translating to MLTESPFRPREKLLEKQRLFQSIQRHTYLKGPMDKITSVAIPLALAASSLYMIGTGIYNMSNGIGKKE from the exons ATGTTGACTGAAAGTCCATTTAGGCCACGAGAGAAGCTTCTTGAGAAGCAGAGATTGTTCCAGAGCATCCAAAGGCACACTTACTTGAAAGGACCAATGGACAAGATCACCTCCGTTGCTATTCCCCTTGCCTTGGCTGCTAGCTCTCTCTACATGATT GGAACAGGGATCTACAACATGTCAAATGGAATTGGCAAAAAGGAATaa